In Luteitalea sp. TBR-22, one genomic interval encodes:
- a CDS encoding ATP-binding protein gives MHNGPRHAGEHATGADDLAQGYRRFVDTVEHLADSFTEISGDWTITYMNRTGLTWAGLTLHDVIGRNFWDVFPFAVGSAFATGLRRVMATREAELFETPSARSGRWFESNVFPAGEGIAVLSRDIDARKRAEAALLVADRRKDEFLATLGHELRNPLAPIRTAAQVLRRLEPTDGSASRAVDIIERQVEQLTRLVDDLLDVSRITRGQVDLRRRTVDVSAIIEQALESTLPIIEARRHRVTRRLGDTALPVDADPARLAQVLSNLFHNAAKYTPEGGEIDVMATRDGDTVVIAVRDNGQGLAAEDRERIFDLFTQIDRAHGYGGLGVGLTVARELVHRHGGTIEVESEGPGRGAVFVVRLPVATSPVTPVAGIPALAAPPPGARRRVLVVDDNLDAAEALAVALRMGGHEVRTAASGGAALDLAKTFLPDALLLDIGLPGMSGYDVARALRADPAHAHVLLVAVTGWGQPEDHRKAREAGFDHHHVKPVDVAQIEALLAATS, from the coding sequence ATGCACAACGGTCCACGCCACGCGGGAGAACACGCGACGGGTGCGGACGACCTCGCGCAGGGCTATCGCCGCTTCGTGGACACGGTCGAGCACCTGGCCGACAGCTTCACCGAGATCAGCGGCGACTGGACCATCACCTACATGAATCGGACCGGCCTGACCTGGGCCGGCCTGACCCTGCACGACGTCATCGGTCGCAACTTCTGGGACGTGTTCCCCTTTGCGGTGGGCTCGGCCTTCGCCACCGGGTTGCGGCGGGTGATGGCCACCCGCGAGGCCGAGTTGTTCGAGACGCCCTCGGCGCGCTCCGGCCGCTGGTTCGAGTCCAACGTGTTCCCCGCCGGCGAGGGCATCGCCGTGCTGTCGCGCGACATCGATGCCCGCAAGCGGGCCGAGGCGGCCCTGCTGGTCGCCGACCGTCGCAAGGACGAGTTCCTCGCCACCCTCGGCCACGAACTGCGCAACCCGCTCGCGCCGATCCGCACCGCCGCGCAGGTGCTGCGGCGCCTCGAACCGACCGATGGCTCGGCCAGCCGCGCCGTGGACATCATCGAGCGGCAGGTCGAGCAGTTGACCCGGCTGGTGGACGACCTCCTCGACGTCTCGCGCATCACGCGCGGACAGGTCGACCTGCGCCGGCGCACCGTGGACGTCTCGGCCATCATCGAGCAGGCGCTCGAATCGACGCTGCCCATCATCGAGGCGCGCCGTCATCGCGTGACGCGGCGCCTCGGCGACACGGCCCTGCCGGTCGACGCCGACCCGGCACGGCTCGCGCAAGTGCTCTCCAACCTGTTCCACAACGCCGCGAAGTACACGCCCGAGGGCGGCGAGATCGACGTGATGGCGACCCGCGACGGCGACACCGTCGTCATCGCCGTGCGCGACAACGGCCAGGGACTGGCTGCCGAGGATCGCGAGCGCATCTTCGACCTCTTCACGCAGATCGATCGGGCCCACGGCTACGGGGGGCTGGGCGTCGGCCTCACGGTGGCGCGCGAGCTGGTGCACCGGCACGGCGGCACCATCGAGGTCGAGAGCGAGGGGCCGGGCAGGGGTGCGGTGTTCGTGGTTCGGCTGCCGGTCGCCACGTCCCCGGTGACGCCGGTGGCCGGCATCCCGGCCCTGGCGGCCCCGCCGCCCGGGGCTCGCCGCCGCGTGCTCGTGGTCGACGACAACCTCGACGCGGCCGAGGCGCTGGCCGTGGCGCTGCGGATGGGCGGCCATGAGGTGCGCACGGCGGCCAGCGGCGGCGCCGCCCTCGACCTCGCGAAGACCTTCCTGCCCGATGCCCTGCTGCTGGACATCGGCCTGCCCGGCATGAGCGGCTACGACGTCGCCCGCGCGCTGCGCGCCGATCCCGCGCACGCCCACGTCCTGTTGGTGGCCGTGACCGGCTGGGGCCAGCCCGAAGACCACCGCAAGGCCCGCGAGGCCGGCTTCGACCACCACCACGTCAAGCCGGTCGACGTCGCGCAAATCGAGGCCCTGCTCGCGGCGACGAGCTGA
- a CDS encoding phosphatidylinositol 4-kinase, whose product MCVGLLVLGAPGARAQDPVGAVVPVAASSSMAVSVPALEARPYAWRGHEAEVEEFLRTAVVERFTDIPVGVTKPRRGYFAPGGPVRSMAWKPLPEWLLNGKQESYRAEIAAYQLSRYLGLDVVPPVVERQEKGVRGAAVYWIDGVRPWNPAEPPKVTGPTWAMQLSRMMMFDQLVANTDRNQGNLLHDDAGHLYLIDHSRAFTTKRDLAGLKAPQQYDRALWERMTALTREDLTAALGQVLDASRIEAILVRRDQMARQIARRVADKGESVTFFPSIS is encoded by the coding sequence ATGTGCGTCGGACTGCTGGTGCTGGGGGCGCCTGGCGCGCGGGCCCAGGATCCGGTCGGCGCCGTCGTCCCGGTGGCGGCGTCCTCGTCGATGGCCGTGTCGGTACCGGCGCTCGAAGCCCGGCCGTATGCCTGGCGCGGGCATGAAGCCGAGGTGGAGGAGTTCCTGCGGACGGCGGTGGTCGAGCGCTTCACGGACATCCCGGTGGGCGTCACCAAGCCGCGCCGCGGCTACTTCGCGCCCGGCGGGCCGGTGCGCAGCATGGCGTGGAAGCCGTTGCCCGAGTGGCTCCTGAACGGCAAGCAGGAAAGCTACCGAGCAGAGATCGCCGCTTATCAGCTCAGCCGCTACCTCGGGCTCGACGTCGTGCCACCGGTGGTGGAGCGCCAGGAGAAGGGCGTACGTGGGGCGGCGGTCTACTGGATCGATGGCGTGCGCCCATGGAACCCCGCCGAGCCGCCCAAGGTCACCGGACCCACCTGGGCGATGCAGCTCAGCCGGATGATGATGTTCGACCAGTTGGTGGCCAACACCGATCGCAACCAGGGCAACCTGCTGCACGACGACGCAGGACACCTGTACCTGATCGACCACTCGCGGGCGTTCACCACGAAGCGGGACCTGGCCGGCCTCAAGGCGCCGCAGCAGTACGACCGCGCACTGTGGGAGCGCATGACCGCCCTCACGCGCGAGGACCTGACGGCCGCGCTGGGACAGGTGCTCGACGCCTCGCGCATTGAGGCCATCCTCGTCCGTCGCGACCAGATGGCGCGCCAGATCGCGCGTCGGGTCGCCGACAAGGGCGAGTCGGTCACGTTCTTCCCGTCGATCTCCTGA
- a CDS encoding TonB-dependent receptor encodes MTRFLRSLVHAAALLCVLAPAARAQFDSATVLGFISDQSGAAIPGVTVTLTNPATGISTTAVTDERGQYQLLNVRPGTYTVKAELQGFTTAIAENVVVTVNARQRVDLGLSVGGIGETVQVTGAARLLESESSDRGTVIGREQIVNLPLNGRAYADLALLSPGVRRSSISNSRDASFNVNGLRSALNNFILDGVDNNSYGTSNQGFSNQVVQVSPDAVEEFKVQTNNFSAEFGRAGGAVINASFRSGTNQFRGAAWEYNRNTKLNATGFFKPSSGVKPEMNRNQFGGVLGGPIVRDRAFFFFNYEGFREVSRQLTFASIPTMAQRQGNLGVPIRNPITGEVYADGVVPQSAITSFAKQVLAGLPEPTRPGLSNNFDSMPRREDFNDKFDIKFDQKLDAKTTMFFRYSHRDVTNFEPGPIPGDIGSPANNFVDVLNKQYAGGLTRTLTGNSLLELRVGVSQTDAGKSALGTGTPNMLEAYGITGLPTDTYFSGGLTQQSVGGWTAWGRQSSNPQFQNPTVINLRANYSWIKGAHTLKTGYEYQSINTEVDDVNPKYGADSYSGQFSRPTGAAANAPIFNLADFMFGARNSYDLVNPYVFNLRQRMHFGYLQDDWKAAPNLTVNLGVRYEFGTPQWEEDNYLTNFDPATNTLIQARDGSIYDRALVNPDRNNWAPRVGAAWSLTPKTVLRSAYGLSYIHFNRLGGENLLSFNGPHVVPVSITQQPSQGLCTATQAPTTCFRTTQQGYPEGLNVPANFNPLNGRVNYIPKDLQSGYVQSWHVTLQRELFSNVMVDIAYIGNKSDHLMILGDLNQARPNAPGENTLLQARRPIQGYQFIQSAFDGGRAEYRALQVKVERRWSDGLYLLNSFTWSRAKDNASGHLETANGDNSRVNMANLEGEYGLSGYNQPLNNTTSVVWELPFGRDRRFGNDWNAILDGIAGGWRLTAINAITSGLPVNLTYNPSAQFSVSGAPTYRPNISGEIYAAEGSQTIDNWFNRDAVTVPTDPSQPFGNAPRNVAAGPAIWTLDLGLHKGFGLGVGQARLEVRIEAFNVLNRTNFGAPNGNRSSTDFGTIRSLATTPRQIQLGARISF; translated from the coding sequence ATGACCAGATTCCTCCGATCCCTCGTGCACGCCGCCGCCTTGCTGTGCGTGCTCGCACCGGCGGCCCGCGCGCAATTCGACAGCGCGACCGTCCTCGGCTTCATCAGCGACCAATCCGGCGCCGCGATCCCCGGCGTGACCGTCACGCTGACCAACCCTGCCACCGGCATCTCGACGACGGCGGTGACCGACGAGCGTGGTCAGTACCAGCTCCTCAACGTCCGGCCGGGGACGTACACGGTGAAGGCCGAGCTGCAGGGCTTCACGACGGCGATTGCCGAAAACGTGGTGGTCACGGTCAACGCGCGCCAGCGCGTCGATCTCGGGCTCTCGGTCGGCGGCATCGGCGAGACGGTGCAGGTCACCGGGGCGGCGCGGTTGCTCGAGAGCGAGTCCAGCGATCGCGGCACGGTCATCGGCCGCGAGCAGATCGTCAACCTGCCGCTGAACGGGCGGGCCTACGCCGACCTCGCGCTGCTCAGCCCGGGCGTCCGTCGGTCGTCGATCTCGAACTCGCGTGACGCGTCGTTCAACGTCAACGGCCTGCGCAGCGCGCTGAACAACTTCATCCTCGACGGCGTCGACAACAACTCCTACGGCACCAGCAACCAGGGCTTCTCCAACCAGGTGGTGCAGGTGTCGCCCGACGCAGTGGAGGAATTCAAGGTCCAGACCAACAACTTCAGCGCCGAGTTCGGCCGGGCCGGCGGCGCGGTGATCAACGCCTCGTTCCGCAGCGGCACCAACCAGTTCCGCGGTGCGGCCTGGGAGTACAACCGCAACACGAAGCTGAACGCGACCGGCTTCTTCAAGCCCTCGTCAGGCGTCAAGCCGGAGATGAACCGGAACCAGTTCGGCGGCGTGCTCGGCGGGCCGATCGTCAGGGACCGGGCGTTCTTCTTCTTCAACTACGAGGGGTTCCGCGAGGTCTCCAGGCAGCTCACGTTCGCCAGCATCCCGACGATGGCGCAGCGGCAGGGCAACCTGGGCGTGCCGATCCGCAACCCGATCACCGGCGAGGTGTACGCCGATGGCGTGGTGCCGCAGTCGGCGATCACGTCGTTCGCCAAGCAGGTGCTGGCCGGGTTGCCCGAGCCGACGCGGCCGGGGCTGTCCAACAACTTCGACTCGATGCCGCGCCGCGAGGATTTCAACGACAAGTTCGACATCAAGTTCGACCAGAAGCTCGACGCCAAGACCACGATGTTCTTCCGGTACAGCCACCGCGACGTGACCAACTTCGAGCCGGGGCCGATTCCGGGCGACATCGGGTCGCCGGCCAACAACTTCGTGGACGTCCTCAACAAGCAGTACGCGGGCGGGCTGACGCGCACCCTCACCGGCAACTCCTTGCTCGAGCTCCGTGTCGGCGTGTCGCAGACCGACGCCGGCAAGTCGGCGCTCGGCACGGGGACGCCGAACATGCTCGAGGCCTACGGGATCACGGGCCTGCCCACCGACACGTACTTCTCGGGTGGTCTCACCCAGCAGTCGGTGGGCGGGTGGACGGCCTGGGGGCGGCAGAGCAGCAACCCGCAGTTCCAGAACCCGACGGTCATCAACCTGCGCGCCAACTACTCGTGGATCAAGGGCGCGCACACGCTCAAGACCGGCTACGAGTACCAGTCCATCAACACCGAAGTCGACGACGTGAACCCGAAGTACGGGGCCGACTCGTACTCGGGCCAGTTCAGCCGCCCGACGGGCGCGGCGGCCAACGCGCCGATCTTCAACCTGGCCGACTTCATGTTCGGCGCGCGCAACTCGTACGACCTCGTCAACCCGTACGTGTTCAACCTGCGCCAGCGGATGCACTTCGGCTACCTGCAGGACGACTGGAAGGCCGCGCCCAACCTCACGGTGAACCTGGGCGTGCGATACGAGTTCGGCACGCCGCAGTGGGAGGAGGACAACTACCTCACCAACTTCGACCCGGCCACCAACACGCTGATCCAGGCCCGCGACGGCTCGATCTACGACCGGGCGCTGGTCAACCCGGATCGCAACAACTGGGCGCCGCGCGTCGGCGCCGCCTGGAGCCTCACGCCGAAGACGGTGCTGCGCTCGGCCTACGGCCTCAGCTACATCCACTTCAACCGCCTCGGCGGCGAGAACCTGCTGTCGTTCAACGGCCCGCACGTCGTGCCGGTGTCGATCACGCAGCAGCCGTCGCAGGGCCTGTGCACGGCCACCCAGGCGCCGACCACCTGCTTCCGCACCACGCAGCAGGGCTACCCGGAGGGGCTGAACGTGCCGGCCAACTTCAACCCGCTGAACGGCCGCGTGAACTACATCCCGAAGGACCTGCAGAGCGGCTACGTCCAGAGCTGGCACGTGACGCTGCAGCGCGAGCTGTTCTCGAACGTGATGGTCGACATCGCCTACATCGGCAACAAGAGCGACCACCTCATGATCCTGGGTGACCTGAACCAGGCGCGCCCGAACGCGCCCGGCGAGAACACGCTGCTGCAGGCGCGCCGGCCGATCCAGGGGTACCAGTTCATCCAGTCGGCCTTCGACGGCGGCCGCGCCGAGTACCGCGCGCTGCAGGTGAAGGTCGAGCGCCGCTGGTCGGACGGCCTGTACCTGCTCAACTCCTTCACGTGGTCGCGCGCCAAGGACAACGCCTCGGGGCACCTCGAGACGGCCAACGGCGACAACAGCCGCGTGAACATGGCCAACCTCGAGGGCGAGTACGGCCTCTCGGGCTACAACCAGCCGCTCAACAACACGACCTCGGTGGTGTGGGAACTGCCGTTCGGGCGTGATCGCCGCTTCGGCAACGACTGGAACGCGATCCTCGACGGCATCGCGGGTGGCTGGCGCCTCACGGCGATCAACGCCATCACGAGCGGCCTGCCGGTGAACCTCACCTACAACCCGTCGGCGCAGTTCTCGGTGAGCGGGGCGCCGACCTACCGGCCCAACATCTCGGGCGAGATCTACGCGGCCGAGGGCAGCCAGACGATCGACAACTGGTTCAACCGAGACGCCGTCACGGTGCCGACCGATCCGTCGCAGCCCTTCGGCAACGCGCCGCGCAACGTGGCCGCCGGGCCAGCCATCTGGACGCTCGACCTCGGCCTCCACAAGGGCTTCGGCCTCGGCGTCGGCCAGGCCCGCCTCGAGGTCCGCATCGAGGCCTTCAACGTGCTGAACCGGACCAACTTCGGTGCGCCCAACGGCAATCGCTCGTCGACCGACTTCGGGACGATCCGGTCATTGGCGACCACGCCGCGACAAATCCAACTCGGCGCGCGCATCAGCTTCTAG
- a CDS encoding NAD(P)-dependent alcohol dehydrogenase — protein MPHSANAYAAFDKTTPLGPTTITRRDPGPTDVQIDIQYCGVCHSDLHTARSEWPGTVYPCVPGHEILGTVRAVGDAVTKFKVGDTAAVGCLVDSCRTCESCKAGLEQYCDVFGFVMTYNSPDKHLPGQMTYGGYSTSITVTEDFVLKVPANLDPAAAAPLLCAGITTYSPLRHWGAGPGKKVGIVGLGGLGHMGVKFSRAFGAETVLFTTSASKVEDGKRLGAHQVVISKDPEAMQQHMRSFDLIINTVAASHDLDPFVNLLKRDGTMVLVGAPEHAHPSPSVMGMIFGRRSIAGSLIGGLPETQEMLDFCGKHDIVCDIELIKAQQINEAYERMLKSDVKYRFVIDISSMK, from the coding sequence ATGCCTCACTCAGCCAACGCCTACGCCGCCTTCGACAAGACCACGCCCCTCGGGCCGACGACGATCACCCGCCGCGACCCGGGTCCCACCGACGTCCAGATCGACATCCAGTACTGCGGCGTCTGCCACTCCGACCTGCACACCGCGCGCAGCGAGTGGCCCGGCACCGTCTACCCCTGCGTGCCCGGGCACGAGATCCTCGGCACGGTCCGCGCGGTCGGCGACGCCGTCACGAAGTTCAAGGTCGGCGACACGGCCGCCGTCGGCTGCCTGGTCGACTCCTGCCGCACCTGCGAGAGCTGCAAGGCCGGCCTCGAGCAGTACTGCGACGTCTTCGGCTTCGTGATGACCTACAACAGCCCCGACAAGCACCTGCCGGGGCAGATGACCTACGGCGGCTATTCCACCAGCATCACGGTCACCGAGGACTTCGTGCTGAAGGTGCCGGCCAACCTCGACCCGGCGGCAGCCGCGCCGCTGCTCTGCGCCGGCATCACCACCTACTCGCCGCTGCGCCACTGGGGCGCGGGCCCCGGCAAGAAGGTCGGCATCGTCGGCCTCGGTGGCCTCGGCCACATGGGCGTGAAGTTCTCGCGCGCGTTCGGCGCCGAGACCGTCCTGTTCACGACCTCGGCCAGCAAGGTCGAGGACGGCAAGCGCCTCGGCGCCCATCAGGTCGTGATCTCGAAGGACCCCGAGGCGATGCAGCAGCACATGCGGAGCTTCGACCTGATCATCAACACGGTCGCGGCCTCGCACGACCTCGACCCGTTCGTGAACCTGCTCAAGCGCGACGGCACCATGGTGCTGGTCGGCGCGCCCGAGCACGCGCACCCGTCGCCGAGCGTGATGGGGATGATCTTCGGGCGCCGCAGCATCGCCGGCTCGCTCATCGGCGGTCTGCCCGAGACGCAGGAGATGCTCGACTTCTGCGGCAAGCACGACATCGTCTGCGACATCGAGCTGATCAAGGCGCAGCAGATCAACGAGGCCTACGAGCGCATGCTGAAGAGCGACGTGAAGTACCGCTTCGTGATCGACATCAGCAGCATGAAGTAG